One Pongo pygmaeus isolate AG05252 chromosome 10, NHGRI_mPonPyg2-v2.0_pri, whole genome shotgun sequence genomic window carries:
- the SLC11A2 gene encoding natural resistance-associated macrophage protein 2 isoform X1, whose amino-acid sequence MRKKQLKTEAAPHCELKSYSKNSATQVSTMVLGPEQKMSDDSVSGDHGESASLGTINPAYSNPSLPQSPGDSEEYFATYFNEKISIPEEEYSCFSFRKLWAFTGPGFLMSIAYLDPGNIESDLQSGAVAGFKLLWILLLATLVGLLLQRLAARLGVVTGLHLAEVCHRQYPKVPRVILWLMVELAIIGSDMQEVIGSAIAINLLSVGRVPLWGGVLITIADTFVFLFLDKYGLRKLEAFFGFLITIMALTFGYEYVTVKPSQSQVLKGMFVPSCSGCRTPQIEQAVGIVGAVIMPHNMYLHSALVKSRQVNRNNKQEVREANKYFFIESCIALFVSFIINVFVVSVFAEAFFGKTNEQVVEVCTNTSSPHAGLFPKDNSTLAVDIYKGGVVLGCYFGPAALYIWAVGILAAGQSSTMTGTYSGQFVMEGFLNLKWSRFARVVLTRSIAIIPTLLVAVFQDVEHLTGMNDFLNVLQSLQLPFALIPILTFTSLRPVMSDFANGLGWRIAGGILVLIICSINMYFVVVYVRDLGHVALYVVAAVVSVAYLGFVFYLGWQCLIALGMSFLDCGHTCHLGLTAQPELYLLNTMDADSLVSR is encoded by the exons ATGAGGAAGAAGCAGCTTAAGACGGAGGCAGCGCCACACTGTGAGCTAA AATCATATTCTAAGAACTCAGCCACTCAGGTATCCACCATGGTGCTGGGTCCTGAACAGAAGATGTCAGATG ACAGTGTTTCTGGAGATCATGGGGAGTCTGCCAGTCTTGGTACCATCAACCCTGCCTATAGTAATCCCTCTCTTCCACAGTCCCCTGGGGACTCAGAGGAGTACTTCGCCACTTACTTTAATGAGAAGATCTCCATTCCTGAGGAGGAG TACTCTTGTTTTAGCTTTCGTAAACTCTGGGCTTTCACCGGACCAGGCTTTCTAATGAGCATTGCCTACCTGGATCCAGGAAATATTGAATCCGATTTGCAGTCTGGAGCAGTGGCTGGATTTAAG TTGCTCTGGATCCTTCTGTTGGCCACCCTTGTGGGGCTGCTGCTCCAGCGGCTTGCAGCTAGACTGGGAGTGGTCACTGGGCTGCATCTTGCTGAAGTATGTCACCGTCAGTATCCCAAG GTCCCACGAGTCATCCTGTGGCTGATGGTGGAGTTGGCTATCATCGGCTCAGATATGCAAGAAGTCATTGGCTCAGCCATTGCCATCAATCTTCTGTCTGTAGGAAG GGTTCCTCTGTGGGGTGGCGTTCTCATCACCATTGCAGATACTTTTGTATTTCTCTTCTTGGACAAATATG GCTTGCGGAAGCTAGAAGCATTTTTTGGCTTTCTCATCACTATTATGGCCCTAACATTTGGATATGAG TATGTTACAGTGAAACCCAGCCAGAGCCAGGTACTCAAGGGCATGTTCGTACCATCCTGTTCAGGCTGTCGCACTCCACAGATTGAACAGGCTGTGGGCATCGTGGGAGCTGTCATCATGCCACACAACATGTACCTGCATTCTGCCTTAGTCAAG TCTAGACAGGTAAACCGGAACAATAAGCAGGAAGTTCGAGAAGCCAATAAGTACTTTTTCATTGAATCCTGCATTGCACTCTTTGTTTCCTTCATCATCAATGTCTTTGTTGTCTCAGTCTTTGCTGAAGCATTTTTTGGGAAAACCAACGAGCAGGTG GTTGAAGTCTGTACAAATACCAGCAGTCCTCATGCTGGCCTCTTTCCTAAAGATAACTCAACACTGGCTGTGGACATCTACAAAGGG GGTGTTGTGCTGGGATGTTACTTTGGGCCTGCTGCACTCTACATTTGGGCAGTGGGGATCCTGGCTGCAGGACAGAGCTCCACCATGACAGGAACCTATTCTGGCCAGTTTGTCATGGAG gGATTCCTGAACCTAAAGTGGTCACGCTTTGCCCGAGTGGTTCTGACGCGCTCTATTGCCATTATCCCCACTCTGCTTGTTGCTGTGTTCCAAGATGTAGAGCATCTAACAGGGATGAATGACTTTCTGAATGTTCTACAGAGCTTACAG CTTCCCTTTGCTCTCATACCTATCCTCACATTTACGAGCTTGCGGCCAGTAATGAGTGACTTTGCCAATGGACT AGGCTGGCGGATTGCAGGAGGAATCTTGGTCCTTATCATCTGTTCCATCAATATGTACTTTGTAGTGGTTTATGTCCGGGACCTAGGGCATGTGGCATTATATGTGGTGGCTGCTGTGGTCAGCGTGGCTTATCTGGGCTTTGTGTTCTACTTG
- the SLC11A2 gene encoding natural resistance-associated macrophage protein 2 isoform X3: MVLGPEQKMSDDSVSGDHGESASLGTINPAYSNPSLPQSPGDSEEYFATYFNEKISIPEEEYSCFSFRKLWAFTGPGFLMSIAYLDPGNIESDLQSGAVAGFKLLWILLLATLVGLLLQRLAARLGVVTGLHLAEVCHRQYPKVPRVILWLMVELAIIGSDMQEVIGSAIAINLLSVGRVPLWGGVLITIADTFVFLFLDKYGLRKLEAFFGFLITIMALTFGYEYVTVKPSQSQVLKGMFVPSCSGCRTPQIEQAVGIVGAVIMPHNMYLHSALVKSRQVNRNNKQEVREANKYFFIESCIALFVSFIINVFVVSVFAEAFFGKTNEQVVEVCTNTSSPHAGLFPKDNSTLAVDIYKGGVVLGCYFGPAALYIWAVGILAAGQSSTMTGTYSGQFVMEGFLNLKWSRFARVVLTRSIAIIPTLLVAVFQDVEHLTGMNDFLNVLQSLQLPFALIPILTFTSLRPVMSDFANGLGWRIAGGILVLIICSINMYFVVVYVRDLGHVALYVVAAVVSVAYLGFVFYLGWQCLIALGMSFLDCGHTCHLGLTAQPELYLLNTMDADSLVSR; this comes from the exons ATGGTGCTGGGTCCTGAACAGAAGATGTCAGATG ACAGTGTTTCTGGAGATCATGGGGAGTCTGCCAGTCTTGGTACCATCAACCCTGCCTATAGTAATCCCTCTCTTCCACAGTCCCCTGGGGACTCAGAGGAGTACTTCGCCACTTACTTTAATGAGAAGATCTCCATTCCTGAGGAGGAG TACTCTTGTTTTAGCTTTCGTAAACTCTGGGCTTTCACCGGACCAGGCTTTCTAATGAGCATTGCCTACCTGGATCCAGGAAATATTGAATCCGATTTGCAGTCTGGAGCAGTGGCTGGATTTAAG TTGCTCTGGATCCTTCTGTTGGCCACCCTTGTGGGGCTGCTGCTCCAGCGGCTTGCAGCTAGACTGGGAGTGGTCACTGGGCTGCATCTTGCTGAAGTATGTCACCGTCAGTATCCCAAG GTCCCACGAGTCATCCTGTGGCTGATGGTGGAGTTGGCTATCATCGGCTCAGATATGCAAGAAGTCATTGGCTCAGCCATTGCCATCAATCTTCTGTCTGTAGGAAG GGTTCCTCTGTGGGGTGGCGTTCTCATCACCATTGCAGATACTTTTGTATTTCTCTTCTTGGACAAATATG GCTTGCGGAAGCTAGAAGCATTTTTTGGCTTTCTCATCACTATTATGGCCCTAACATTTGGATATGAG TATGTTACAGTGAAACCCAGCCAGAGCCAGGTACTCAAGGGCATGTTCGTACCATCCTGTTCAGGCTGTCGCACTCCACAGATTGAACAGGCTGTGGGCATCGTGGGAGCTGTCATCATGCCACACAACATGTACCTGCATTCTGCCTTAGTCAAG TCTAGACAGGTAAACCGGAACAATAAGCAGGAAGTTCGAGAAGCCAATAAGTACTTTTTCATTGAATCCTGCATTGCACTCTTTGTTTCCTTCATCATCAATGTCTTTGTTGTCTCAGTCTTTGCTGAAGCATTTTTTGGGAAAACCAACGAGCAGGTG GTTGAAGTCTGTACAAATACCAGCAGTCCTCATGCTGGCCTCTTTCCTAAAGATAACTCAACACTGGCTGTGGACATCTACAAAGGG GGTGTTGTGCTGGGATGTTACTTTGGGCCTGCTGCACTCTACATTTGGGCAGTGGGGATCCTGGCTGCAGGACAGAGCTCCACCATGACAGGAACCTATTCTGGCCAGTTTGTCATGGAG gGATTCCTGAACCTAAAGTGGTCACGCTTTGCCCGAGTGGTTCTGACGCGCTCTATTGCCATTATCCCCACTCTGCTTGTTGCTGTGTTCCAAGATGTAGAGCATCTAACAGGGATGAATGACTTTCTGAATGTTCTACAGAGCTTACAG CTTCCCTTTGCTCTCATACCTATCCTCACATTTACGAGCTTGCGGCCAGTAATGAGTGACTTTGCCAATGGACT AGGCTGGCGGATTGCAGGAGGAATCTTGGTCCTTATCATCTGTTCCATCAATATGTACTTTGTAGTGGTTTATGTCCGGGACCTAGGGCATGTGGCATTATATGTGGTGGCTGCTGTGGTCAGCGTGGCTTATCTGGGCTTTGTGTTCTACTTG
- the SLC11A2 gene encoding natural resistance-associated macrophage protein 2 isoform X2 produces MRKKQLKTEAAPHCELKSYSKNSATQVSTMVLGPEQKMSDDSVSGDHGESASLGTINPAYSNPSLPQSPGDSEEYFATYFNEKISIPEEEYSCFSFRKLWAFTGPGFLMSIAYLDPGNIESDLQSGAVAGFKLLWILLLATLVGLLLQRLAARLGVVTGLHLAEVCHRQYPKVPRVILWLMVELAIIGSDMQEVIGSAIAINLLSVGRVPLWGGVLITIADTFVFLFLDKYGLRKLEAFFGFLITIMALTFGYEYVTVKPSQSQVLKGMFVPSCSGCRTPQIEQAVGIVGAVIMPHNMYLHSALVKSRQVNRNNKQEVREANKYFFIESCIALFVSFIINVFVVSVFAEAFFGKTNEQVVEVCTNTSSPHAGLFPKDNSTLAVDIYKGGVVLGCYFGPAALYIWAVGILAAGQSSTMTGTYSGQFVMEGFLNLKWSRFARVVLTRSIAIIPTLLVAVFQDVEHLTGMNDFLNVLQSLQLPFALIPILTFTSLRPVMSDFANGLGWRIAGGILVLIICSINMYFVVVYVRDLGHVALYVVAAVVSVAYLGFVFYLGWQCLIALGMSFLDCGHTVSISKGLLTEEATRGYTK; encoded by the exons ATGAGGAAGAAGCAGCTTAAGACGGAGGCAGCGCCACACTGTGAGCTAA AATCATATTCTAAGAACTCAGCCACTCAGGTATCCACCATGGTGCTGGGTCCTGAACAGAAGATGTCAGATG ACAGTGTTTCTGGAGATCATGGGGAGTCTGCCAGTCTTGGTACCATCAACCCTGCCTATAGTAATCCCTCTCTTCCACAGTCCCCTGGGGACTCAGAGGAGTACTTCGCCACTTACTTTAATGAGAAGATCTCCATTCCTGAGGAGGAG TACTCTTGTTTTAGCTTTCGTAAACTCTGGGCTTTCACCGGACCAGGCTTTCTAATGAGCATTGCCTACCTGGATCCAGGAAATATTGAATCCGATTTGCAGTCTGGAGCAGTGGCTGGATTTAAG TTGCTCTGGATCCTTCTGTTGGCCACCCTTGTGGGGCTGCTGCTCCAGCGGCTTGCAGCTAGACTGGGAGTGGTCACTGGGCTGCATCTTGCTGAAGTATGTCACCGTCAGTATCCCAAG GTCCCACGAGTCATCCTGTGGCTGATGGTGGAGTTGGCTATCATCGGCTCAGATATGCAAGAAGTCATTGGCTCAGCCATTGCCATCAATCTTCTGTCTGTAGGAAG GGTTCCTCTGTGGGGTGGCGTTCTCATCACCATTGCAGATACTTTTGTATTTCTCTTCTTGGACAAATATG GCTTGCGGAAGCTAGAAGCATTTTTTGGCTTTCTCATCACTATTATGGCCCTAACATTTGGATATGAG TATGTTACAGTGAAACCCAGCCAGAGCCAGGTACTCAAGGGCATGTTCGTACCATCCTGTTCAGGCTGTCGCACTCCACAGATTGAACAGGCTGTGGGCATCGTGGGAGCTGTCATCATGCCACACAACATGTACCTGCATTCTGCCTTAGTCAAG TCTAGACAGGTAAACCGGAACAATAAGCAGGAAGTTCGAGAAGCCAATAAGTACTTTTTCATTGAATCCTGCATTGCACTCTTTGTTTCCTTCATCATCAATGTCTTTGTTGTCTCAGTCTTTGCTGAAGCATTTTTTGGGAAAACCAACGAGCAGGTG GTTGAAGTCTGTACAAATACCAGCAGTCCTCATGCTGGCCTCTTTCCTAAAGATAACTCAACACTGGCTGTGGACATCTACAAAGGG GGTGTTGTGCTGGGATGTTACTTTGGGCCTGCTGCACTCTACATTTGGGCAGTGGGGATCCTGGCTGCAGGACAGAGCTCCACCATGACAGGAACCTATTCTGGCCAGTTTGTCATGGAG gGATTCCTGAACCTAAAGTGGTCACGCTTTGCCCGAGTGGTTCTGACGCGCTCTATTGCCATTATCCCCACTCTGCTTGTTGCTGTGTTCCAAGATGTAGAGCATCTAACAGGGATGAATGACTTTCTGAATGTTCTACAGAGCTTACAG CTTCCCTTTGCTCTCATACCTATCCTCACATTTACGAGCTTGCGGCCAGTAATGAGTGACTTTGCCAATGGACT AGGCTGGCGGATTGCAGGAGGAATCTTGGTCCTTATCATCTGTTCCATCAATATGTACTTTGTAGTGGTTTATGTCCGGGACCTAGGGCATGTGGCATTATATGTGGTGGCTGCTGTGGTCAGCGTGGCTTATCTGGGCTTTGTGTTCTACTTG